Proteins encoded in a region of the Neodiprion lecontei isolate iyNeoLeco1 chromosome 5, iyNeoLeco1.1, whole genome shotgun sequence genome:
- the LOC107217603 gene encoding 60S ribosomal protein L23 yields MSKRGRGGSAGAKFRISLGLPVGAVINCADNTGAKNLYVIAVQGVKGRLNRLPAAGSGDMIVATVKKGKPELRKKVMLAVVIRQRKPFRRKDGVFIYFEDNAGVIVNNKGEMKGSAITGPVAKECADLWPRIASNASSIA; encoded by the exons ATGTCGAAACGAG GACGTGGTGGTTCCGCTGGAGCTAAATTCAGGATATCTCTGGGTCTACCTGTTGGCGCAGTTATCAATTGTGCTGACAACACGG GGGCCAAGAATTTGTATGTAATCGCAGTACAAGGAGTGAAGGGACGTCTCAACAGACTGCCTGCTGCAGGGTCCGGTGACATGATTGTTGCCACTGTTAAGAAGGGAAAGCCCGAACTCAGAAAGAAAG ttATGCTTGCCGTGGTGATCCGCCAGCGTAAGCCTTTCCGGAGGAAGGATGGGGTATTCATATACTTCGAAGACAACGCAGGTGTTATTGTGAATAATAAAGGTGAAATGAAAGGCTCAGCCATCACTGGCCCAGTAGCTAAAGAGTGCGCCGATTTGTGGCCAAGAATCGCCTCCAATGCCAGCAGCATCGCCTAA
- the LOC107217631 gene encoding metaxin-2 isoform X1 codes for MPDVLLSDTIAMELGAQEPWPQPIKLYQPYEVEQILLPDNANCLAVQAYLKMCGLEFQIEPRSNAEYMSPSGRVPFIQCGAFLVSEFDPIVSFISSKGSSLSGELGATDKADMRAYISLVNNVLVNAEQYVCWVDQATLISVTKPRHGSVYPWPLNHLLNWQKQNQITKKLNVLGWYNKSLDEVFGEVKNCCTALAERLEGKTYFFGDEPTELDALVYGHIHALTTTPFLPSVCGMSATIGRFQQLIEHCRLVNTLYFKKESDISVGQVYLHDTMSQDSFCNSTGSLESLFPLTEDSFAMLKANEKNDSLEETCHLDLKEFVIG; via the exons ATGCCAGACGTTCTACTCTCAGATACGATAGCGATGGAGTTAGGAG CTCAAGAGCCTTGGCCGCAGCCGATAAAATTGTATCAGCCATATGAGGTCGAGCAAATTCTGCTCCCTGACAATGCAAACTGCCTGGCGGTCCAAGCGTACTTAAAAATGTGCGGTCTGGAGTTCCAAATTGAACCGAGAAGCAATGCGGAGTACATGTCTCCCTCAGGAAGAGTCCCTTTTATTCAATGTGGGGCTTTCCTTGTATCGGAGTTCGACCCGATCGTGTCTTTCATCAGCAGCAAGGGTTCTAGTCTTTCTGGAGAGCTTGGGGCAACTGATAAGGCTGACATGCGAGCCTACATATCGCTTGTTAATAATGTGCTAGTTAATGCTGAACAGTATGTTTGCTGGGTAGATCAGGCCACCTTGATTTCAGTCACCAAGCCCAGGCACGGCAGTGTCTATCCTTGGCCTCTCAATCATCTTCTTAACTGGCAAAAGCAAAATCAGATTACAAAGAAACTGAATGTCTTGGGCTGGTACAATAAAAGTCTTGACGAGGTATTCGGTGAGGTCAAAAACTGCTGCACAGCACTTGCCGAAAGGCTTGAAGGAAAAACTTACTTCTTTGGTGATGA GCCAACTGAATTGGATGCTTTAGTGTATGGCCACATTCATGCCCTAACCACCACACCCTTCCTTCCCTCTGTCTGCGGAATGTCTGCAACAATAGGCAGATTCCAGCAGCTCATTGAACACTGTCGATTGGTGAACACTCTTTATTTCAAAAAGGAATCAGATATTTCTGTAGGCCAAGTGTATCTGCATGATACCATGTCCCAAGATTCATTTTGCAACTCTACCGGATCCCTTGAATCCCTTTTCCCTCTCACAGAAGATTCATTCGCCATGTTGAAAGCGAATGAAAAGAATGATTCCTTGGAAGAAACCTGCCATCTAGATTTAAAAGAATTTGTAATTGGTTAA
- the LOC107217631 gene encoding metaxin-2 isoform X2, producing MPDVLLSDTIAMELGAQEPWPQPIKLYQPYEVEQILLPDNANCLAVQAYLKMCGLEFQIEPRSNAEYMSPSGRVPFIQCGAFLVSEFDPIVSFISSKGSSLSGELGATDKADMRAYISLVNNVLVNAEQYVCWVDQATLISVTKPRHGSVYPWPLNHLLNWQKQNQITKKLNVLGWYNKSLDEVFGEVKNCCTALAERLEGKTYFFGDESRNYSSPNELDALAFGHIFTILTTPLPNNSLANIVKSYPTLVNLCKRIEARYFQRTEDD from the exons ATGCCAGACGTTCTACTCTCAGATACGATAGCGATGGAGTTAGGAG CTCAAGAGCCTTGGCCGCAGCCGATAAAATTGTATCAGCCATATGAGGTCGAGCAAATTCTGCTCCCTGACAATGCAAACTGCCTGGCGGTCCAAGCGTACTTAAAAATGTGCGGTCTGGAGTTCCAAATTGAACCGAGAAGCAATGCGGAGTACATGTCTCCCTCAGGAAGAGTCCCTTTTATTCAATGTGGGGCTTTCCTTGTATCGGAGTTCGACCCGATCGTGTCTTTCATCAGCAGCAAGGGTTCTAGTCTTTCTGGAGAGCTTGGGGCAACTGATAAGGCTGACATGCGAGCCTACATATCGCTTGTTAATAATGTGCTAGTTAATGCTGAACAGTATGTTTGCTGGGTAGATCAGGCCACCTTGATTTCAGTCACCAAGCCCAGGCACGGCAGTGTCTATCCTTGGCCTCTCAATCATCTTCTTAACTGGCAAAAGCAAAATCAGATTACAAAGAAACTGAATGTCTTGGGCTGGTACAATAAAAGTCTTGACGAGGTATTCGGTGAGGTCAAAAACTGCTGCACAGCACTTGCCGAAAGGCTTGAAGGAAAAACTTACTTCTTTGGTGATGA ATCTCGAAATTATAGCAGTCCAAATGAACTGGATGCTCTGGCCTTTGGACACATCTTCACCATCCTTACGACACCACTGCCTAACAATTCATTGGCTAACATCGTCAAGAGCTATCCGACCTTGGTCAACTTGTGTAAGCGAATCGAGGCCAGGTACTTCCAACGCACAGAGGACGACTAA
- the LOC107217631 gene encoding metaxin-2 isoform X3 yields MPDVLLSDTIAMELGAQEPWPQPIKLYQPYEVEQILLPDNANCLAVQAYLKMCGLEFQIEPRSNAEYMSPSGRVPFIQCGAFLVSEFDPIVSFISSKGSSLSGELGATDKADMRAYISLVNNVLVNAEQYVCWVDQATLISVTKPRHGSVYPWPLNHLLNWQKQNQITKKLNVLGWYNKSLDEVFGEVKNCCTALAERLEGKTYFFGDDSPNELDALAFGHIFTILTTPLPNNSLANIVKSYPTLVNLCKRIEARYFQRTEDD; encoded by the exons ATGCCAGACGTTCTACTCTCAGATACGATAGCGATGGAGTTAGGAG CTCAAGAGCCTTGGCCGCAGCCGATAAAATTGTATCAGCCATATGAGGTCGAGCAAATTCTGCTCCCTGACAATGCAAACTGCCTGGCGGTCCAAGCGTACTTAAAAATGTGCGGTCTGGAGTTCCAAATTGAACCGAGAAGCAATGCGGAGTACATGTCTCCCTCAGGAAGAGTCCCTTTTATTCAATGTGGGGCTTTCCTTGTATCGGAGTTCGACCCGATCGTGTCTTTCATCAGCAGCAAGGGTTCTAGTCTTTCTGGAGAGCTTGGGGCAACTGATAAGGCTGACATGCGAGCCTACATATCGCTTGTTAATAATGTGCTAGTTAATGCTGAACAGTATGTTTGCTGGGTAGATCAGGCCACCTTGATTTCAGTCACCAAGCCCAGGCACGGCAGTGTCTATCCTTGGCCTCTCAATCATCTTCTTAACTGGCAAAAGCAAAATCAGATTACAAAGAAACTGAATGTCTTGGGCTGGTACAATAAAAGTCTTGACGAGGTATTCGGTGAGGTCAAAAACTGCTGCACAGCACTTGCCGAAAGGCTTGAAGGAAAAACTTACTTCTTTGGTGATGA CAGTCCAAATGAACTGGATGCTCTGGCCTTTGGACACATCTTCACCATCCTTACGACACCACTGCCTAACAATTCATTGGCTAACATCGTCAAGAGCTATCCGACCTTGGTCAACTTGTGTAAGCGAATCGAGGCCAGGTACTTCCAACGCACAGAGGACGACTAA